The Ipomoea triloba cultivar NCNSP0323 chromosome 13, ASM357664v1 genomic interval CAGCTCAGCTCGCTCAttacaatttatattatattattgttacgTTAGTAAATTAAAGAAGATATCTAATGTTATTTGAATTGgtggttaaaaaaattaattaattaccaacTTTTACaatgaatgaatatatataattatattgaaaaaataacGTATGAAACTTGCTTGTAAACCTCAAATTAAAGATCCTTAACAGCTAGCTTAGCTtcttcattatattataatataaattagaCGCGTATTATACTGTATGCatgaatatttatataagttTTTTAATTGTGGTATTATACACTTCTTTATACAAGTGTAAAAAAGTGTAATGTTATGTATTTAAAATCTAGGCGGATAGGACGATATGATTTTCTCATAAGGTAGCAAAAGCTAAGGCCCTTTCGATCTCCCAGTAGCAAAATTCACTCGATCAAATAACTAGAGAAAAAATAAAGGTGGTATATTTATAAGTGATGTGATTTCCCTCCCTCCTTGAGTTttgatataaattaataatctaGGTAGCTGCTTAAATTCTCACTGCCGGCCTAGCTTGTATTACTGGTTTCTGCGGGCGAATTGAATCAGTGGGGGCATTTTTTGTTATCAagtctttcttttctttttccgcAGTGCTTTCGATCTGTGAGCGCTGCTGCTTATGGATCGgaagattatattatattgcctCTACATTTCTTCACCTCGTATCCATTTCAGTACACGCAAAGATGGACAATGAGCGGCGTCTggactaaaaaaaaatcaattggcgtgtattattaattattagattTAGTTAAATTTTAGTTTAGGTTTAGATTATTATGGAAGTCACTGATGTTATCTATGGAATTAAATCTACAAAACATTTCTGCACTACCTTTGGTTTCTCTTCTAACCTTATAAACAAAATATAGTTATAACGTAACATTAAATTACACAATATAATCAGAAACATATAGGAGGACaaaccatgcatgcatgcatatatggaAGGAGTGGGCCGAGAGAGCAGACTTAATTAACGAGTCATTTTTGAGGTAGGCATTGGTGGCACGGTAAGATCTTCCCTTCCCAAAATTTCCCACCTTGTAAGTACGTACAATCATTTTAGCTATCTTAGCTTAGCATAGCATtagtgcatacatatatatatacgtagtGTTGGATTGATGGAAGGAAATAAATTATACGTACCGAGAGAAGGATCGATGCCGCGATTTTTGAGTTCTCTGTACTCTTGGGATAGAGAACAGACACAGCAGCAACAATGAAGCAAATAATCTGAGCAAGGAGCTTCCGGTAAGTTGAAGAGTTTACGCAGTTTTGAACGGTAGATGCCTCCGTATAGGCATCCGCAGTGAATGCTTCCCATAGCATACGAGATTAGGCACCCAAGACCACGGGCTGTCctaagtcatatatatatatatataatagatttcCAAGCTTAAATGAATATATAGCAATTAAGTAAGGTAAAATATACCACTGCaccaagctagctagctaagctggtgaaaattaattaatttgactaCTACTTACATGTTGTTCCTCTATCAAGTATCTCAACAAGCTGGCCATGGATAACGCACGGGCAAACACAGCTCTTAACACCTtcaattcaaaacaaaacaataatcaatcaaatcaaataatagtATATCCATATTTATGGTATTTAAGTTATATATGTCCTAAAAGATCGAAAGAAAAAgactaattatatttaaaacGACCAAAaattagatagatagatagataattACAAAGGGAAGGGTCATCCCAACAATCATAGAGTCCAGTAGTCCACTGGCCTTCCACTTCGTGGCTGAATTTTGGACCCAACTTTTCTGTATTCATCCTGCTTTCAATTCGGAGTACCAAACAAACTAACCTAAACTAATTaaagctttaatttgtttgtatatCTGTATTAAGGTTTCAggctatatatgtgtgtgtatgtatgcagGTAGGCCATCATTGGCAATGTGCCTACCCCTTTCTTATAGTACGTGatactaataatgaattttcttaGAAAGTTCAAGAAAATCTACAGTTGACTTTCAATCACATTTTTATAACATGGTTTTCTTGactcaaataattaatgaatttcttATTGTTTTAAATAAGTGTTTATCCGCTTCATGAAGTTacgtttatattattattattattattattattattattattaagtttatcTGTTTACGATAGATTATTATTACCGtcattatacaaaattataataagCACCATGCTTACGTAGAGTTACATTGAGATgataatattgattatttaggctctgtttggcagagcttatttaggagcttataacttattttaagctactaataagctataagctctgtttggtaatgttcctaaaataagctagtagcttaaaataagagcttatttttgaacgctacctaaggtagcgtttcaaaataagctagtagcttcctaactttttttccatctttaacctttttattttaaagaaataacatcatttacccttctcaattaaaacctttttggctaaacctttttgactttttctcttcaatatgtttggttgtaatttcaatttgacatttgtgtttgaacatagatttttgtatgaataaCTAGTCTTATGAattattataaacattttgttttactttatatgttttcaaatatatgttcttactttatattttattaaaatatattgatttcactattttatattttaatatataaacaaatctatttaaatttaaaactatttaaattatatgaagatgtcctttttagtctttttacatttatcagcttatcaaaaagctaattttaccaaacacttttaaggataacagctagcttaacaactcttcatatttcagcttcgagcttatagcttttcagttttcagctacttttcagctaggtttgccaaacatagccttagatTGAGCTTTGATTTTAATCTCCCAATTATATAGTTATTTTCTTTAAGATGTACTCAACTATCAATGTTGATAGCATGCAATATATAGGCCTCCAACTATTAaagtttaataaaattttataaactcAAAAGAGATCATCAATTCGatcaattatttataattatgtatttgggatactccgtattacattATATTCAATTCGAACTTACTTCAATTATTAAACTAAACAATTGATTACCATAACTAAATAATAATGTCTAGAATGAACTTGCATGAAAGTTGTAAACACATAAACAAAGtaccaaaaataatataattatccaACAATGATGTCTAAGCTAGTTGCCTAGAATTTACATGGAAGTTGTAAGCAAATAACAAATCTTTGAATTCGCAGTTTGCATAAATAATCTGCATTATCCCAGCCATGTACTTAGTCCAGGTCAAagttcatatttatatttgactatatatataggttaGTTTGACATTGCAACTTGCACTATTCCCCTGCCGCCCTTGTCCTAGTCaagataattttgaaaaaaaaaaaaatcaactactATACATTTATTTGTGAGAGCATTTAAGGGTGTATTTAGTCTATATTTAGCggaaaatttatgaaaaaatctACTGCCTTTATCTGAATGCGTGTTCAAGATAAAACTCGTTTTAATTTGTAGTCCTAGCCAACAAAAGATTACATAAAGATAAACCAACTCAAATTGCACACAATTAACATGCTCAAATCGAAAAGGCTAATAGGTGGTTTTCACAAGACAACCCTAGCCTTCCTTTCATATATAGCTTCTATCTGCTTGGTAATGGAAGGTAACTATTAAACTTTTAGCAAACACAGATACCCTGTAAATTTAGCATTAGGCACATGTTATTATCGTTGATGTTAATATATGATGTGAAATAATGTGCACACATTGAGCAACTGGGTTAGATATTTGATGTTGAATGAATCCCATGTGACAGTGtcgtgatttaatataattccaCATCAACTTGATTGTACTAACCCAATCCTTCCCAGGCCACTTTCTTTTACGTATTCCTATTCCCGCCCATATCTGATCCATACAGCACATTTTGCACTGTGGATGCATTTTCTATATATCAGAATCCCAGTCGTCTACAACAAAAGGAGTTCTTCTATAGTATAGTAGTTGTTATGAAAGCTCTCCTGCTTTTGATATTCAAGATTTGAATCTTATCTCATCAAAAGCATGTCACTCTCTGTCCCTGGACTTGGTATCGTAGTTGGCtaatatagattatatataaaGGACAACTATTTGTTCTATGGCAATATATAAATGATGTATGTTTTTGATTGGTGAAAAAAATGACCGATAAATAGCCAATATAtgattattatgattaattataacGTTTCAATCACACCATCTTCCAATGAAATTTTACTATTAGGATAGGGATGATGAGCTCTTCTAAATGCACTTTAAATAGTGTGCATATGTGTGTTTAAACAATTAATACTACCATATATAATCACCTACCtaagtttaatttaaaaataataataataccataataaatgtatttttgaGTTCATCTGATGCTATAATTCAAAACTCATAACATCCTTAAAATACTTCTCCAATCCACCAACATTTTAATTCTACAAAAATCTTGGagcaatttattttctttctttaattatttttaaagataCCCCTTGGACCAACTAGGGAAATGATTCCACTTCTTTATCTTGATCGATCCTTTCAACCCATGTACAAGAATCATCTTGGAAGAGGTTCTCATGCTTAGATCTCATCCTACGTACTTTcggaaaccaaaaaaaaattatatgaaaagaattaaaaatataccttTCAAAGAATAAATAGAGAAAATGGTTTTGGAATTGTCAAGACTCAAGTAATTGGGTGGATTTTATTCCATCACCAAATTACAGTATAATAAACTATTTCCTTTTGGTTTTAAATCAGTTATGTCTCGAGATGTGCTCTCAAAAAACGAATTGAATGATGGGAAATCACAAAGAATGGTTAACAATACTGAATTTTTTAAGTACAAAACAACTATACAATGagataaaatgaatatattagtgaatatatctttaaaagtttagttaatgttattatttatcaaaaaaaataaaggtttattctaaaatatataattaaatgtaACTAAATACGCTAAAAATGGGAGAGTATGGAACATATATTACCTTGTATGTGGAgtctttgctttttttttttttttttttttttttttttttttttcttttgctttgcaAGAGCCACAAATTGGATGACCAAAAATCTTCGAATTCTAGGTTATTATATAAAAACGTGATTTATCTAGTATACACCTTCAAGTGATGACTGTGGattccctcgtcacccaaacaaaaataaataaatcatcaTAACTTGGTTGTGGATGCTTGAAGACCCTCCTatatcaaaaattcaaaattcagcATATTCTCCAATGTCCATGTAAATGTAATTGGAGTCCAATAATAAAGATTtgtctatttttttgtttggccTTTTTTCCCCTTGTATGTATgttcagagaaaaaaaaaagattcaatatttacatattataatatgatatatttatatatatatatatatatatatatatatatatacccaagtGTTCTCCAATTACACATTATTCTATCCATTATAATTGTAGGCTAGCTAGCTTgtagcatgcatgcatataaacAAGCTATAGAAATGCCATcagtcaaaactcaaaagcacTACCAACACCTCAGAAAAAGATTAGccttttagaaaaaaattaaatataaagtgaaacatatataataaatatataatcgaTCATGAGCTTAATACCACCCATTCCTCACTCAAATTTGAATTATAGTTATAGAATCTAAAGCCTGCATGTTCCATCCATGTCCTCATCAGAGTAGGCAAAGATCAGATCACTTCTGGTCTAGATAAAAAGTTGGAAGTTCATTGGGGTCTACAAATTAAAGCAACTAAACCACTTGCCCATTTCAACTTCCcactaaaattaaaagaaaatcatatCCTATATTTTTTTACATTAACTACTTCAAATAATTTGTTTCAAATAGAATAATTTACCTTAAGTACGTTTCTCAGtctttttgttttgaatatatataaatttagtcgattttaaattaataaattcaaagaaggtatacatatatatttttttcaggAAATATGGAATTGGGGGGAGGGGGTTAACGCCTTGACAGCAGAATATGGGTCAAATAATAGGTTGCAATGAAAAGATGCTACTGGGGAACAGCCTAAATAAAGTTAGGTTTGACACTTTGACAGTAACTTAGCTGGCATGGATGCATTATTTTGTATTGTGGTTGGCTTCCTAATTGTCTGCTGCCCCACACGTACTgccttttcattttattttatttagatcATTCTTTTTGATAACTcagattaaaatttaaattgtctatataattttaagttttCTGTCAtctatacatttttatttataagaaatttTCACATCATTagtcaaaaaattttaatgactCTTTAAATTTTCAGTGAAGTTGAAACCCTTGTACATTGATTAGGCGACTACCATATAGCATTATTTAGGCCATTCTTGATAAGCTTTACATAGTACCATTCAAGCTAGCATGAGTTCAATTCCATATGATCTATTTGTATTGAATTGAGTGAAGAAGACATTGGGTCAAACTTTGGACACACGAATGTGGACGGGACCATAAAGGCATAAACTATTGAAATACCACAAACATAGACATCCCGGAAGAAAATGCATTTCATGTGAAATGAAATGTGATCAAAAtccttttaataataataatatcaactGACCCATGacatgatatgatatgatgttatTACTAAAAACATTTGAATATCTGAGTTCACACCATAGaagaatacaaattaaagatcCAAATTAAACAATGGAAAGATTACTTTTTTTCTTGTGATTAATGTGATTATGGAACTAAGCCAATAGGTCAAACTTTTTAACTAAATGTTTAcaaatatgaataatattaattacgaCATGAATAGTCTTGATGAAATACATATGTagttagatttaaaaaaaaattgttttaaaaattcatatatCTTAATGTTAGTGTTATTGAGTCTAATTAAAATCCtaacataaatttataagttGTTTTATCGATAAGAGTTAATAAACTTTTGTACCACAAGTAGATCATATCTAAGCCATACACTCCATATATCACCCCattcatttatatttaataagGCATGAGTAATAGTTTTAAcacttaatatatattaaataatatttattaatcaattGGACTTTGTCccgaacaaaataaaagaatcttGATTGATGAAATTTCTGATAGCAGGATCGACTACAATGGAACATTCATCCAGAGTGCAACTACTATACAACAGAATTCATCTGGAACGCAGCTACAACGGAACACTCATCTGGAGCCCTAATAAATTATGATGGACATACACAAAAACATGTCTTCAATGTATCTACTGAGGATTTTGACCATGGAGAAAGGGAACAAGGTGAGTCTTCCATCAGAGATAGTTTAAGGAAGTATGTTTAATAGAGATAAAGTGATGAGTTGTTTATAGGCACTATTTATTAGGACTATGGTTGGATAGACAATATCGAAGATGATGCGAGAAGAGAAGGTAGTGTCACCAACCGGTGGCTAGGGACAGTGACGGTGGAttttttttgtagccatggATCCTAACAATAATTCTGGAAGAGGAAAATGAATTCTAGTGTACCtagaacatagaattctaataCATTCGGATGAATATAAGCACAAAAGTGATTCATTGACCAACACACTCAACCACCCATCGAGGCAATTCAA includes:
- the LOC116001501 gene encoding protein PLANT CADMIUM RESISTANCE 9-like, encoding MNTEKLGPKFSHEVEGQWTTGLYDCWDDPSLCVKSCVCPCVIHGQLVEILDRGTTSRGLGCLISYAMGSIHCGCLYGGIYRSKLRKLFNLPEAPCSDYLLHCCCCVCSLSQEYRELKNRGIDPSLGGKFWEGKILPCHQCLPQK